A window of Planctomycetaceae bacterium contains these coding sequences:
- the glnA gene encoding type I glutamate--ammonia ligase — MNDNQQSPREVLALCRQREIRAIDLRFTDFCGVLRHFTIPADQLTEDSFEHGFGFDGSSMRGWQSIHESDMLIVPESQTCFVDPFMKSTVAMLCNVKDPVTHQSYPRDPRNIARKAENYMLSTGIADEACFAAEAEFFVFDSVRFDQRENEGYYHIESSEGQWNRGNSAGGYRVRHRDGYLMLPPTDTLQNMRTDMMLALDESGIRMESQHHEVASGGQCEIALQSVSLLKAADQLVRMKYLIRNVAASYGKTATFMPKPIWNDNGSGLHMQLSLMKGGKPLFSGSGYGGLSETAMFAMGGILQHANALLAFCCPTTNSYKRLIPGFEAPVNVSYSYRNRSAAIRIPVNSGDEAKRRFEFRCPDASCNPYMAMSAILMAMIDGVQNRMSPGRPQDKDLYDLEPEERDGLVCTPSSLAESIDALEKDHDFLLRGDVFTSDVIERWIRHKREDEIQAINHRPHPYEFALYFDC, encoded by the coding sequence ATGAATGACAATCAGCAGTCACCCCGTGAAGTGCTGGCTCTGTGCCGACAGCGCGAAATTCGCGCGATCGACCTGCGATTCACCGATTTCTGTGGCGTGCTTCGTCACTTTACAATTCCCGCCGACCAGCTGACCGAAGACAGTTTTGAACACGGGTTCGGATTTGATGGCTCGTCTATGCGAGGGTGGCAGTCGATTCACGAGAGCGACATGCTGATCGTACCGGAATCGCAAACATGCTTTGTTGACCCGTTTATGAAATCGACCGTGGCAATGCTCTGCAATGTCAAGGATCCGGTGACGCATCAGAGTTATCCACGCGATCCGCGAAACATCGCGCGTAAAGCCGAAAACTATATGTTGTCCACGGGTATCGCGGATGAAGCGTGCTTTGCCGCTGAAGCAGAGTTCTTCGTCTTCGACAGTGTGCGTTTCGATCAGCGTGAAAATGAAGGTTACTACCACATCGAATCAAGCGAAGGTCAGTGGAACCGAGGCAATAGTGCGGGGGGATATCGTGTCCGACACAGAGATGGTTATCTGATGCTGCCTCCGACCGATACGCTTCAGAACATGCGGACCGACATGATGTTGGCGCTGGATGAAAGCGGTATCCGGATGGAATCTCAACATCACGAAGTCGCGTCTGGTGGCCAGTGCGAGATTGCTTTGCAAAGCGTTTCACTGCTGAAAGCGGCCGACCAGCTCGTTCGGATGAAGTATCTGATTCGCAACGTGGCTGCATCCTACGGGAAAACGGCAACCTTCATGCCCAAGCCCATCTGGAATGACAACGGGTCAGGTCTGCATATGCAGCTGTCCCTGATGAAAGGCGGAAAGCCACTGTTTTCGGGATCCGGTTACGGTGGTCTAAGTGAGACCGCGATGTTTGCAATGGGCGGCATCCTGCAGCATGCCAATGCCCTGCTTGCGTTCTGTTGCCCAACGACTAACAGCTACAAACGCCTGATTCCCGGGTTCGAAGCGCCGGTTAATGTGTCCTACAGTTACCGCAATCGCTCGGCCGCCATACGAATTCCGGTGAATTCCGGCGATGAAGCGAAACGCCGTTTTGAGTTCCGCTGCCCTGATGCATCCTGCAATCCGTACATGGCCATGTCGGCGATCCTGATGGCCATGATCGATGGTGTCCAGAATCGAATGAGCCCCGGGCGACCTCAGGACAAGGACCTTTACGATCTTGAGCCCGAAGAACGTGACGGTCTCGTGTGCACGCCATCATCTCTGGCCGAATCGATCGACGCGCTGGAAAAAGATCACGACTTCCTGCTGCGTGGCGACGTATTTACTTCTGATGTAATCGAGCGATGGATTCGTCACAAACGCGAGGATGAAATTCAGGCTATTAACCATCGTCCGCATCCGTACGAATTCGCCCTGTATTTCGATTGCTGA
- the dusB gene encoding tRNA dihydrouridine synthase DusB → MGSPAIKSALTDFFKDPSLRTTESASGVADARIAVERPEFRDPVHYGSLALCSRYMLSPLAGFTTLPFRRIVRRIGGIGLATTDLVNARALLSRNARTMEMIETHPEDRPFAVQIFGSEPDVMADAARMLQDHGVDTIDINMGCPVNRIAGAGSGAGMMCNVDGSVSLVQQVVQAVRVPVTVKMRLGWDAENITAPMFAHQFEQVGVAAVAIHGRTREQGFSGSVSLDGIRQVVEAVDRIPVIGNGDVRNVADAARMIRETGCHAVSIGRAALANPWIFRQLQEWEQTGAYSPAGSFEERLSLMMQQFECLEERNGSARAIVLFRKMAHWYLKGMRVQKKLRGDFQKVRTREEMDAHVAKIREAGPVDGNRTGVLSDCHIPVPSGPVDKW, encoded by the coding sequence ATGGGATCTCCTGCAATTAAATCCGCACTCACTGACTTCTTTAAAGACCCTTCGCTGCGAACGACTGAATCCGCAAGCGGAGTTGCCGACGCGCGGATCGCTGTAGAACGGCCTGAATTTCGAGACCCTGTTCATTACGGCAGCCTGGCGTTATGCAGTCGATACATGCTGTCGCCACTGGCTGGCTTCACAACTTTACCATTCCGACGCATCGTTCGAAGGATCGGAGGGATCGGTCTGGCTACAACCGATCTGGTGAACGCACGGGCGTTGCTTTCGCGCAATGCACGCACGATGGAGATGATTGAAACCCATCCAGAAGACCGTCCTTTCGCCGTCCAGATCTTCGGCAGCGAACCGGATGTCATGGCAGATGCTGCCCGCATGCTTCAGGATCACGGAGTCGATACCATCGACATCAATATGGGGTGCCCGGTGAATCGAATTGCGGGCGCAGGTAGTGGGGCCGGAATGATGTGCAATGTCGACGGCTCGGTAAGCCTGGTCCAGCAGGTCGTACAGGCCGTGCGCGTGCCCGTTACCGTCAAGATGCGACTTGGCTGGGATGCAGAGAATATAACCGCCCCGATGTTTGCTCATCAGTTTGAGCAGGTCGGAGTTGCTGCTGTTGCTATTCACGGTCGAACTCGCGAACAGGGTTTTAGCGGGAGCGTTTCGCTCGATGGAATCCGACAGGTCGTTGAGGCTGTTGACAGGATTCCGGTCATCGGGAACGGAGATGTTCGCAATGTCGCCGACGCAGCCCGAATGATCCGCGAAACGGGTTGCCATGCTGTTTCCATCGGTCGAGCGGCACTGGCCAATCCGTGGATCTTCAGACAACTGCAGGAATGGGAGCAAACCGGAGCTTACTCGCCGGCGGGTTCGTTCGAGGAACGGCTGAGTCTGATGATGCAGCAGTTTGAGTGTCTGGAAGAACGTAACGGCAGTGCACGGGCAATCGTGTTGTTCAGAAAAATGGCCCACTGGTATCTGAAAGGAATGCGCGTTCAGAAGAAACTTCGTGGGGACTTTCAAAAAGTACGTACCCGCGAAGAAATGGACGCTCACGTGGCGAAGATTCGTGAAGCCGGACCTGTGGACGGCAACCGGACTGGCGTGCTGTCGGATTGCCACATTCCTGTTCCTTCCGGACCCGTCGACAAATGGTAA
- a CDS encoding glycosyltransferase family 39 protein, with product MVRAAVFWTCWLLITVFCARWELVRLIDAAESEVGVFQWFVNWDPETTLPLIVLLLLPVFRVMKLRSTGSVTRRNNAQPSADSASDAMVAVSTPCVMSRTQCLAGMALVFVSSLTASGWIGFQPIGVRQRFEERQVRFCNLPPAYHDEFSYQLQADTFIAGRLAWPPMTIHPELFHQFHVLNQPTTASRYFPWTGLWIAPFRMMGHSIFGHWLAGGIASVFFFLSLAQILPYRWALLGGLLIACSPGIAVFSNLLLAHHPTMMALAIFLWSFLRLFHTGRTRFAAVAGAALTLAMLGRPMTAAGFALPFGIWLGAKLFQGSGRRRFRSVTGVVASFAVPLALGFLLLAVSNNATTGSWTTSPYQLYTDTWTPRHCYGFNNAVMDGKASTSSGIPSLQAYDDWAQNLTPTRAIQNVETRLLGSLQWSLSIVPLVLFIVIAALMQLVNLWSGRSDTRVLLLLGAVLSLHLVHVPYWYDGIMGWHYVFETAPLLLMICAIGVAESVDYLSAQMSPFRAGIWATSLIIVGWLPGWVNQEAGWGRAKVVQAVNQLAYSRKRLQQFQWQVESAEIRKPALILVDENGADPQLSYIINPPDFQSEALVCRLPETAEQLDDLRKKFPGRQCYRFDPETFTLARLD from the coding sequence ATGGTAAGGGCCGCCGTATTCTGGACGTGCTGGCTGCTGATCACCGTCTTCTGTGCGCGGTGGGAGCTTGTTCGGTTGATCGACGCCGCAGAATCAGAAGTGGGCGTCTTCCAGTGGTTTGTGAACTGGGATCCGGAGACCACGCTGCCACTGATTGTGCTGCTTCTACTTCCGGTGTTCCGAGTAATGAAACTTCGAAGCACAGGATCTGTGACGCGAAGAAACAACGCTCAGCCGTCGGCTGATTCCGCTAGCGACGCGATGGTCGCCGTATCAACGCCCTGTGTCATGTCACGGACGCAGTGTCTGGCTGGGATGGCCCTGGTGTTTGTTTCGTCACTGACCGCCAGCGGCTGGATTGGGTTTCAGCCGATTGGTGTGCGACAGAGGTTCGAAGAACGACAGGTTCGATTCTGCAATCTACCGCCTGCGTATCATGACGAATTCAGCTATCAACTGCAGGCCGATACCTTTATCGCTGGTCGCCTTGCGTGGCCGCCGATGACTATTCATCCCGAACTGTTTCATCAGTTTCATGTTCTGAATCAGCCCACCACAGCCAGCCGATATTTTCCCTGGACGGGGCTGTGGATCGCACCGTTTCGGATGATGGGCCATTCGATCTTCGGGCACTGGCTGGCCGGTGGAATTGCCAGTGTTTTCTTTTTTCTGTCGCTGGCACAAATCCTTCCGTATCGCTGGGCACTATTGGGAGGACTTCTGATCGCGTGCAGCCCGGGTATCGCTGTGTTCAGTAATCTGTTGCTGGCTCACCATCCCACAATGATGGCCCTGGCCATTTTTCTCTGGAGCTTCCTGCGACTATTCCATACGGGCAGGACGCGATTTGCAGCCGTTGCGGGAGCGGCGCTGACGCTGGCGATGCTTGGCCGACCCATGACCGCTGCCGGGTTTGCTCTGCCTTTTGGCATCTGGTTAGGAGCAAAGTTATTCCAGGGGTCCGGTCGTCGGCGTTTTCGTTCGGTGACGGGAGTCGTTGCTTCCTTTGCCGTACCGCTGGCTCTTGGCTTCCTTTTGCTCGCCGTCTCAAACAACGCTACCACAGGGTCATGGACAACATCGCCGTATCAACTTTATACGGATACCTGGACGCCCCGGCATTGTTACGGCTTCAATAACGCCGTGATGGATGGAAAAGCATCGACGAGTTCCGGAATTCCTTCCCTTCAGGCGTACGATGACTGGGCACAAAATCTGACCCCGACTCGGGCGATTCAGAACGTCGAAACCCGGCTTCTTGGCAGCCTGCAGTGGTCACTTTCGATCGTGCCGCTTGTTCTGTTCATTGTGATCGCTGCACTGATGCAGCTTGTGAATCTGTGGAGCGGTCGATCTGACACGCGAGTGTTGCTTTTGCTGGGTGCCGTCTTGAGCCTGCATCTTGTCCATGTGCCCTATTGGTACGACGGAATTATGGGTTGGCACTACGTCTTCGAAACGGCTCCGCTGTTGTTGATGATTTGTGCGATCGGTGTCGCTGAAAGCGTGGATTATCTCTCCGCGCAGATGTCACCTTTTCGTGCGGGCATCTGGGCGACATCACTGATCATCGTGGGTTGGCTGCCGGGTTGGGTCAATCAGGAGGCGGGATGGGGACGGGCGAAAGTTGTTCAGGCCGTTAACCAACTGGCCTATTCCCGAAAACGCTTGCAGCAGTTTCAATGGCAGGTGGAATCGGCCGAAATCCGCAAGCCTGCGTTGATTCTGGTGGACGAAAACGGGGCAGATCCTCAGCTGAGCTACATCATCAATCCGCCTGACTTTCAGTCGGAAGCTCTTGTATGTCGACTTCCTGAAACGGCAGAGCAACTGGACGACCTGAGAAAAAAGTTTCCTGGTCGACAATGCTACCGATTTGATCCCGAAACCTTTACCCTGGCACGCCTTGACTGA
- a CDS encoding hydantoinase/oxoprolinase family protein encodes MHFLGLDIGGANIKLATHDVAVRSVPFAMWKQYEQLTATLIDHCVGVFANPTMIGLTMTAELADCFPDKTAGVQFVVNATVAAFPGKPVRVWMTSGEFAEPADAVELPLLVAAANWHALATWAARAAPVGPALLIDIGSTTTDIIPLYQGVPVSEGSCDIQRLVHSELLYTGATRTPVCAVAKSVEVEGLLIPLAAELFATMKDVRLIRGELPEDPSDFDTADGRPATRPCAASRLAHMLCCDTQELDEQQIRQIADQLHLEQIQQVEAGIRNRLEFLKTQQFGASSNPVLLISGSGRDLVRQAIQRIDDTEYSSVMDLSKMWKTDITDCACVCGRSPGIGKVPGRSASDAGICSKSFHFLAPEF; translated from the coding sequence ATGCATTTTCTGGGCCTTGATATCGGTGGTGCGAACATCAAACTGGCAACACACGACGTCGCCGTTCGTTCGGTTCCGTTTGCCATGTGGAAACAGTACGAACAGCTGACGGCAACGTTGATCGATCACTGTGTGGGTGTCTTTGCAAACCCGACCATGATCGGTCTCACGATGACAGCTGAGCTTGCGGATTGCTTTCCAGACAAGACAGCCGGAGTGCAGTTTGTCGTCAATGCAACGGTCGCCGCGTTTCCGGGAAAGCCCGTTCGAGTCTGGATGACCAGTGGTGAATTTGCCGAGCCTGCGGATGCCGTCGAGTTGCCGTTGCTGGTTGCTGCGGCCAACTGGCATGCCCTGGCCACATGGGCGGCGCGGGCTGCTCCTGTCGGGCCCGCCCTTCTTATTGATATCGGTTCAACGACCACGGATATCATCCCGCTGTATCAGGGTGTACCTGTTTCTGAAGGCTCCTGCGATATCCAGCGGCTCGTGCATTCCGAACTACTCTACACCGGCGCGACACGAACACCGGTTTGTGCAGTTGCGAAATCAGTGGAGGTGGAAGGACTTTTGATTCCTCTGGCGGCAGAATTGTTTGCCACCATGAAAGATGTGCGACTGATACGAGGCGAATTGCCGGAAGACCCATCGGACTTTGACACGGCCGACGGACGTCCCGCGACAAGACCATGTGCGGCCAGTCGTCTGGCTCACATGCTTTGCTGCGACACTCAGGAACTCGATGAGCAACAAATTCGGCAAATCGCTGATCAGCTGCACCTGGAACAAATTCAACAGGTAGAAGCCGGAATCAGGAATCGACTCGAATTCCTTAAAACTCAGCAGTTTGGTGCCTCGAGCAATCCCGTTCTGCTGATCAGCGGAAGTGGCCGCGATCTGGTGCGTCAGGCCATACAGCGAATTGACGACACCGAATATTCGTCTGTGATGGATTTGTCAAAAATGTGGAAAACAGACATTACCGATTGCGCATGCGTTTGCGGTCGCTCGCCTGGTATCGGAAAGGTGCCTGGACGATCTGCTTCCGACGCAGGGATTTGTTCAAAAAGCTTTCACTTCCTTGCACCAGAGTTTTAA
- the yacG gene encoding DNA gyrase inhibitor YacG: MIRRQDCPVCGKGLPDDPAVLKKYSPFCSERCKQVDLFRWAEGRYAIVENVDPIEAELLAQDPDVIVDNGQGS, encoded by the coding sequence ATGATTCGACGACAAGACTGCCCGGTCTGCGGAAAGGGACTTCCGGATGACCCGGCTGTTCTGAAGAAATACTCTCCGTTCTGCAGTGAGCGTTGCAAACAGGTGGATCTGTTCCGCTGGGCCGAGGGACGATATGCCATCGTAGAAAACGTCGATCCCATAGAAGCGGAGCTTCTTGCACAGGACCCGGATGTCATTGTCGACAACGGGCAGGGAAGCTAA
- a CDS encoding DUF2306 domain-containing protein: MNSTDSQRTTLRLWNALQIVGMLLVLKVTISVLWNYRHYLPPDFESEFLQGREHYFRGSYGWAFFLHIASGPVALLAGLLLVMDSFRQLHPNWHRWLGKFHVLNVCLIVAPSGLLMAGYAEGGKPAVSGFSALALLTGISAAAGWRMAVLRQFDRHRQWMWRCYLLLCSAVTLRLIGGLSLLLKLDPAWTYPLAAWLSWLGPLAIFEFRMRWKSRNGTRQDTTLWAVDRTGQQMPD; the protein is encoded by the coding sequence ATGAATTCCACCGACAGCCAGCGGACAACGTTGCGACTCTGGAATGCTCTTCAGATCGTAGGGATGCTGCTGGTCCTGAAGGTGACCATATCGGTGTTGTGGAACTACCGACACTACCTGCCACCTGATTTCGAATCCGAGTTTCTTCAGGGCCGCGAACACTACTTCCGGGGAAGCTATGGCTGGGCCTTCTTCCTGCATATTGCATCCGGGCCGGTTGCATTGTTGGCTGGATTGCTGCTGGTAATGGATTCTTTCCGGCAACTTCACCCCAACTGGCATCGATGGCTGGGGAAGTTTCATGTTCTGAATGTCTGCCTGATTGTCGCTCCAAGCGGCTTGCTGATGGCGGGATATGCTGAGGGTGGCAAGCCGGCCGTTTCAGGTTTTTCGGCTCTCGCATTGCTGACCGGCATCTCTGCTGCAGCCGGTTGGCGGATGGCCGTGTTGAGACAATTTGACCGGCATCGCCAATGGATGTGGCGATGCTACCTGCTGCTGTGTTCCGCTGTGACTCTTCGATTGATTGGGGGACTTTCGCTTTTACTAAAGCTGGATCCTGCGTGGACGTATCCGCTTGCCGCCTGGCTGAGTTGGCTCGGCCCGCTGGCGATTTTCGAGTTCAGGATGCGATGGAAATCCCGCAATGGAACGAGACAGGACACGACTCTCTGGGCAGTTGACCGTACCGGACAGCAGATGCCGGATTAA
- a CDS encoding DUF1559 domain-containing protein, translating into MWMLLIVFVVALFLLLIPAPRRAGEAARRTQCKNNFKQILLALHNYHDTYGAFPPAWTVDEAGQRLHSWRTLILPYCEQANLYETIDLSKPWNDPVNRKALETPVAVYRCPSAGTSNTKTSYMAICDVSAVFHTPKSCALHQIRDDTTIAFVEVPQEMAIPWMQPDDVSPEDVLSLRHSNSLSHAGGFQVGFADGMVRFISANIDTATLKSLMTIDGGETVGEF; encoded by the coding sequence ATGTGGATGTTGCTTATCGTCTTCGTGGTCGCGCTGTTCCTCTTGTTAATCCCGGCACCCCGGCGGGCAGGGGAAGCCGCGCGTCGAACCCAGTGCAAGAACAACTTCAAGCAAATTCTGTTGGCTCTTCACAACTACCACGATACCTATGGGGCTTTTCCGCCAGCGTGGACCGTGGACGAAGCCGGTCAGCGACTTCACAGCTGGCGAACATTGATTTTGCCGTATTGCGAACAAGCCAACCTGTACGAGACGATCGACCTGTCAAAGCCATGGAACGATCCCGTCAATCGAAAGGCTTTGGAAACGCCGGTCGCAGTCTATCGCTGCCCTTCAGCAGGAACCTCGAACACGAAGACAAGCTACATGGCAATCTGCGACGTCAGTGCGGTCTTTCATACGCCAAAGTCATGTGCTTTGCATCAGATTCGTGATGACACCACAATTGCTTTTGTAGAGGTGCCGCAGGAAATGGCAATTCCCTGGATGCAACCCGATGATGTCTCGCCCGAAGATGTGTTGAGCCTCCGCCATTCGAACAGTCTGTCGCATGCTGGCGGTTTTCAGGTCGGTTTTGCTGATGGAATGGTTCGGTTCATTTCCGCCAACATCGACACCGCAACGTTGAAATCTCTGATGACAATCGATGGCGGTGAAACAGTGGGTGAGTTCTGA
- a CDS encoding S41 family peptidase: MNRPCIFMSLSLLTTGLMLTAFHVHADESEKPNAQLDYEMMKLFVETYEQIDTNYVRDVDRRELMEAAIRGMLEHLDQYSSYIPKRDVQRFDQSMEQEFGGVGIQVNGVGGRLTVISPLPGTPAYRAGVRSGDVIVEVNGESTEGFNVTDAVKVLQGPPGRPVTLGIQRAGVDEVMQMSMNREVIQVPTVLGDHFNQNGEWDYLMDSENKIGFIRMTHFSRHTADEMKRALQVLGEENAQGLILDLRSNPGGLLEAAIEIADMFLESGDIVSVRGRNVPDRSWKARKDEPEYPSIPVAILVNRYSASASEVLSACLQDNHRAIVIGERTWGKGSVQNVIRMESGESALKLTTASYHRPSGVNIHRFPDSKKDDDWGVKPDLGYELSLNAEQWQAWLRDREQRDVIRAEGTEVPERTFNDPQIQKGVEYILEQVAAGK; this comes from the coding sequence ATGAATCGACCATGTATTTTCATGTCCCTCTCGCTGCTCACCACCGGGCTCATGCTCACCGCATTCCATGTCCACGCTGACGAATCCGAAAAACCAAACGCCCAGCTTGACTACGAAATGATGAAGCTGTTCGTCGAAACATACGAACAGATCGATACCAACTATGTACGTGACGTCGATCGTCGAGAGTTGATGGAAGCCGCAATCCGCGGCATGCTCGAACATCTGGATCAGTATTCGAGCTACATTCCCAAACGGGACGTTCAGAGATTCGATCAGTCGATGGAACAGGAATTTGGTGGCGTCGGGATTCAGGTCAATGGAGTGGGTGGACGTTTGACCGTTATCAGCCCATTGCCGGGAACCCCCGCCTACCGTGCCGGCGTGCGTTCAGGTGATGTTATTGTTGAAGTCAATGGCGAGTCGACAGAAGGCTTCAATGTCACGGATGCCGTGAAAGTATTGCAGGGCCCCCCCGGACGTCCCGTCACGCTTGGTATTCAACGCGCTGGCGTCGACGAAGTCATGCAGATGTCCATGAATCGTGAAGTCATTCAGGTTCCAACCGTACTTGGAGATCATTTCAACCAAAACGGCGAATGGGACTATCTGATGGATTCGGAAAACAAGATCGGCTTCATCCGAATGACCCATTTCAGCCGACACACGGCCGACGAAATGAAACGCGCACTGCAAGTTCTTGGCGAAGAGAATGCGCAGGGACTGATCCTGGATCTGCGCTCAAATCCTGGTGGATTGCTCGAAGCCGCGATTGAGATTGCGGACATGTTTCTGGAATCGGGTGACATCGTCAGTGTCAGGGGCCGCAACGTCCCGGACCGTTCCTGGAAAGCGCGAAAGGATGAACCCGAGTATCCATCTATCCCGGTTGCCATTCTCGTCAACAGATACAGCGCGTCTGCCAGTGAGGTGCTCAGTGCATGCCTGCAGGACAACCACCGCGCGATTGTTATCGGCGAACGAACCTGGGGTAAAGGAAGTGTCCAGAACGTCATTCGCATGGAATCCGGCGAAAGTGCACTGAAGTTGACAACGGCGAGCTATCACCGGCCAAGTGGGGTCAACATTCATCGCTTCCCGGATTCAAAGAAGGACGACGACTGGGGTGTCAAACCTGATCTCGGGTACGAATTGAGCCTGAATGCAGAACAGTGGCAGGCCTGGCTGCGAGATCGGGAACAACGCGATGTGATCCGTGCAGAGGGGACCGAAGTTCCCGAACGAACTTTCAACGACCCGCAAATTCAAAAAGGCGTCGAATATATTCTGGAACAGGTTGCTGCTGGAAAGTGA
- a CDS encoding aminotransferase class IV: MNNPIAWMNGQLLPFEQTSLPVWDLGVVAGASITEMARTFAHRPFRLEQHLQRLIRSCSALGLHLPYENQQLQDLASRVLEHNTRLIHRQSDLGIVVFVTAGTNATYLASAGDSVSRQGTVAIHTFELPFSMWQSAIQEGLRLRIPSRRQLPSDSFPVEHKVRNRLHWILADRDADAAEPGAKALLLNRDGYITETSTACFYGVINGVIVTSDRDVLHSMSCQVVQELARDLDIPFARRPLQLDDIPKFSEAFVSSTPCCLLPVHQINGRQVGESPASASKVFRALMKSWSEMAGVEIEHQILNAGPSQ, encoded by the coding sequence GTGAACAACCCGATTGCCTGGATGAACGGTCAGTTGCTCCCGTTTGAGCAAACTTCCCTGCCGGTCTGGGATCTGGGCGTGGTTGCAGGCGCTTCCATCACCGAGATGGCCCGGACGTTCGCCCATCGGCCATTTCGTCTGGAACAACACCTTCAGCGTCTTATCCGGTCGTGCTCCGCCCTTGGTCTCCATCTTCCGTATGAAAACCAGCAATTACAGGACCTGGCTTCCCGGGTCCTGGAACACAACACTCGACTGATTCATCGGCAAAGTGATTTGGGCATCGTTGTATTCGTGACCGCCGGGACGAACGCGACCTATCTGGCCTCGGCCGGGGACTCGGTTTCAAGGCAGGGGACGGTTGCCATTCACACATTTGAACTGCCTTTTTCAATGTGGCAAAGTGCGATTCAGGAGGGTCTTCGATTACGCATCCCTTCCCGACGGCAACTACCGTCAGATTCCTTTCCCGTTGAACATAAGGTGCGGAATCGGCTTCACTGGATCCTGGCTGACCGTGACGCAGATGCAGCCGAGCCCGGTGCCAAGGCTCTGCTACTCAACCGCGATGGTTACATTACCGAGACGAGCACGGCATGTTTTTACGGAGTCATCAATGGAGTAATTGTCACCTCCGATCGTGATGTGCTGCACAGTATGAGTTGTCAGGTTGTCCAGGAGCTTGCTCGGGATCTGGACATCCCATTCGCCCGACGCCCGTTGCAACTCGACGATATTCCGAAGTTCAGCGAGGCTTTTGTATCTTCCACACCGTGCTGCCTGTTGCCCGTACATCAGATCAACGGCCGACAAGTCGGTGAGTCACCTGCGTCTGCGAGCAAAGTTTTCCGTGCGCTGATGAAGTCCTGGTCCGAAATGGCGGGCGTGGAAATAGAGCATCAGATTCTGAATGCAGGCCCGAGCCAGTGA
- a CDS encoding helix-turn-helix domain-containing protein, with amino-acid sequence MKTIFTTGQVAKICKVAPRTVSKWFDSGRLRGYRIPGSQDRRIPREHLIRFLKEHGMPLGELEDEAMGKILLVGSDIVTRSSLNEMISNDDFKIEIAASGFEAGIQAESIHPDCVVVDFVMGREEALMIAQNLRKNPEYAETVLIGLLSDDDNASGFDRSVFNETFRKPFDAALLAERIRTLVNRRKQLA; translated from the coding sequence ATGAAGACGATCTTCACTACTGGTCAGGTAGCAAAGATCTGTAAAGTTGCCCCGCGTACAGTTTCAAAGTGGTTCGATTCCGGACGACTTCGAGGCTATCGAATTCCTGGCTCACAGGACCGACGCATTCCGCGCGAACATCTGATTCGCTTCCTTAAGGAACACGGAATGCCCCTCGGCGAGCTGGAAGACGAAGCGATGGGCAAGATCCTCCTCGTTGGTTCAGATATTGTCACCCGTTCAAGCCTGAACGAGATGATTTCCAACGATGACTTTAAGATCGAAATAGCTGCCAGCGGATTTGAAGCCGGTATCCAGGCAGAGTCAATTCACCCCGATTGCGTGGTTGTTGACTTTGTTATGGGGCGTGAAGAAGCTCTGATGATTGCTCAGAACCTCCGCAAGAACCCTGAATATGCGGAAACAGTTCTGATCGGTCTGCTGAGCGACGACGACAACGCTTCCGGTTTTGACCGTTCTGTGTTCAACGAGACGTTCCGAAAGCCATTCGACGCAGCATTGCTCGCCGAACGAATTCGAACACTCGTCAATCGACGAAAACAGCTGGCGTAA